The sequence AATGCTGGGGGCTCTGGGATGCAGAACTGCTCTGACGCTTAGAGAACAGTGAGGAGAGTCACCTGGGAGCACAAAGTGGCAGAAACCTAAAAAGGTAGATGCAGCCAAATGATGAAAGTTCTTAACTATTACACAAAGGGGTCCATACTTAATGCAGTAGACAAATGGAGGATATCTCAGAATGATCTGAGCAAAAGAAGAGCACGTGAGTGCAGAACTTTAGGAAAGTAAATCTAACAGTGAGAAGTGTGGTCTGGGGACTGGATTTGATAGTGTCTACTGCAGTCATCTAGACATGAAGAAGCAACGGGTCTTCAGACTGGATCTAATGAAAAAGTAACAAGCCAAAAGTGAGTCTGAGTTTTCTGAGTAGAGTGACTGGGGAACCGGTGGTATTTGATAGAAATGGAGGTCAAGAAGGAGGCTGGCCTTGGAGAAGTCAGTGGAATTTAGACTGACATTGATGTAGTGGCTGGACATCCAAGAGGAGAGACACAGCAGATAGGATGAGCGGGATGAAAGGACATGTGAACAGACTTGCGGATAGGAAGGTCACTggtaaaaacaaagtaaatatcaAAGTGGACAACATGAACCAGATCTCTGTGAGGAAAAAAggtgaagagaaaaggaagaggaatcagTGGACATAATGAGGAAAGGGGAACAGGAAGGGATCCATGGGAGACACAGccggggaggaaggaggcagaggaatcTGGGGTcagggaagaaaagaggagaCTGCCCCCAaagtgaaggaaaataaagatttaCAGAGGCCATCGGGTTTGACtcgatattaatatatatgtacgGGGCACCTACATAATTCTGAACCCTGGGATGTTGGTTAGGCGTTATCCTCATTCAGCAGACCTCAAGGAGAGCCTGTGATGGCACCAGGTTCTGAGGATGGCCCCCACGTGGAAGAGCAAGGCCCGCCAGTCTTGCTGCCGCCAACACTGCCGCCACCCCTGCCCAGCAGCATTAGGTGAGAGTAGGCCACGGTTCTAGGCAAGAGGACAGGCATTTCTGGAGAGGAAGAGCACAACTTGGGGAACTTGGCATTATCGTAGAAGTAAACAGAAGGCTAGTCTCCGTTTCCGGAGAGTCAAGAAGCCACTCTGACTGGTGGGAAAGTGGTAAAACGGGTGAGTGGCCTTGACAGGGTGTGGCTGAAGATGTGGGAGTCAGAAAAGGGGACCGCCTGGGGGAGGCGGCGTCCAGGAAGGCCTCTCGTCGGAGGTGTTCCTTAAGCTGTGAGGaaggatgggagaggggaggtcAGACCACGCCCAGCCTGACGCGCTGCTTTCCTTCCCAGAGACCCCGGCAGCTCCCGGTCTCCCTTTCCCCTGCTTGCCCCGCCGGCAAGCGGGGCTCCGGTTCCCAGCACTGACGTCACGGGCAATGACCTCAGGGCggcgggggtggcgggggtggcgggggcgAGCGCGCGTGGGCGGGGTTTATATAGGCCCCGTCCCCTTCGCGCCGCCGGCCAATGGCCTCTGCCGCCAGCACCCCCGCCTCTCGCCGAGGCCCGAAAAGCTCAGCTCGTGTTACCAGCACTGACGTCAGGGGGCGATGACCTCAGGGCgaagggggcggggggcggggcggggcggggcggggcggacgccaggccccgcccccccccgcgccggagccccccccgcccccagccccgcctctcGCCGTGGCCTGAAAAGCGCGTCTCCGGGAGAGTCCCGGCAGAGCCGAGGGGCGGCGAAGCGAGAAAAGGCTACCTGGACAGGCCGTCCAGTCGGAGACCGTTCAGGCCCGCGACAGGAGCCAGACACGCAGAGCCGAGGGGAGAGCAGACATGCTCCCGGAGATAGCCGCCGCCGTGGGCTTCCTCTCCAGCCTTCTGAGGACTCGGGGCTGCGTGAACGAGCAGCGACTGCAGGTGTTCCGCGGGGCTCTCCAGGCGGCGCTGACGGGTGAGCACGGGGCGGAAGGCCCGGCGCCCTCGGGCTCAGTCCCCACCGAGGGCGGGCTCCCCGCCGAGCGGCCCCGGCCCGTTCGCTCCCTCGGGTCGTGGTCCTCGGCCCAGTGCTTGGGGCTGGGTGCGCCGTGGTTCCAGCTGGCTGCTGCCCTCTGCGCTGTCGCGGGCGCAGAGTCCTGACTGCGACCCCGGGTCGCCGCTGGGTGCCGCGGAAGCGGGGTGCCTGTGGGTCTGCGTGCGGGCTGTTCTCCCTCACTGGACCCAAGACCCTGCAGGCGACAGCCCGACCAGCCGAGGGTCCTTATGGAACGAGAAGGCGCAGTGGAACCTTCCAAACAACTCGGGCTCCCAGCCGAGGCTCTTCCGGCCGCGCGGGCCGCGCCGTGCCTGGGGCAGTGGCTGGCACCTCAAGTTAGAATCCGGGTCCCCTTTCTATCCTCCGGCCTCTCTTAGCCATCTGCCACCCTTTCTGGTACCGAGAGAGGCTGGTACGCCGTAACTGCGCTCTGCGGGCCTGTGTTGGGCTTGGTGGTGGTGCGGCGTGAGATGAGGAGGTGGGCAAGAGATAAGCAGCTGCTGGCTGGGGAGAGACCTGTCTCCTAGCTGTTGGCTGGCGGGCTTGGGCAGCAATAGCCACATTTAAACGTGCCCACACAGTCCCACTTTCTGAGGGACAACATATGTTTCGTTAAAACATCCCACTTCTGCCTCCCTGAGCCACTGTGACAGGTCTTTGACTTTTCAAGGCAGAGGAAACCACCGAGGCACTGGGTGGGAGACATGACTTGCTGTGGGTCCAACAGTGAGGACGGCCTTCTTGGCCTTGAAATTTTGGCTCAGAGGTTCCCAGAGGCCCTGCCTGGACATGTCAGTCCCAGGCATATCCTCCTCCTTAAACCGGGAATGTGCCAAAGGCAATATACTGGCCACAAAGGATTGCCTCAGAGCTCTGGGACACCCTCTCGATACACATACACCCATGTCTTAGAAGGAGGGGTCTTTCCAgattccataatttttttttttttttttgctacaatgTCAGGAGGGTTTCAGGAGGGTCTTAAAACTCATGAGAAACCATGTTGCTTACCTAAAATAACTAGGCCCTTTCCTCTCCTGTCATCACCCTCACCCGGGTGGCGCACCTGCCAGTACAGAGGACAGAGACttgggttctgtctctgggtggggaagatcccggggagaagggaatggcaacccactccagtattcttgcctggagaatcccatggacagaggagcctggcgggctacagtccgtggggtcgcatgaacacaactgaagcgacttagcacacatcccatcaccccccaccccttGTGGTCGCATCCATGGCCCAGCTGCACTAACCAGTGCATCTCCCCCTTGTCCTGTCTCCACAGAGCACTACAAACACCATTGGTTTCCTGAAAAACCATCCAAGGGCTCTGGCTACCGCTGCATCCGCATCAACCACAAGATGGACCCCATCATCAGTAAAGTGGCTAGCCAGATTGGACTCAGCCAGCCTCAGCTGCACCGATTGCTGCCCAGTGAGCTGACCTTGTGGGTGGACCCCTACGAGGTGTCCTACCGCATTGGGGAGGATGGCTCCATCTGCGTCCTGTACCAGGAGGCCCCAGTGGCCACATCCTATGGGCTTCTCACCTGCAAGAACCAAATGATACTGGGCAGGAGCAGTCCTTCAAAGAACTACATCATGGCAGTCTCCAGTTAGATCCCTCGCCTGCCCCAGCTGGCACTCTACTGTACTCAACTCTGCTGTGACAGCAGGCCACTGCATATCTCAACCTGGGgaactgtattttaaatgaagagctatttatatatatatatatatatatatattttttttttttttttaagaaaaggggagaaaaaaacctaaagattttttaaagaaaaaaatccttaaaggACGCTGCTTGGAAGTGGCCTCCGCAGGTGCCTTTGGAGAGAATTGTGTGCTTTATCTGGGAGCCAGTGTCTGCCTGTGGGAGGGGGGAACGGTGTCCTGGTCGAGGTGAGAGAAGCTTGGCTAACACCCCAGGGAGGTGTAGGAGGGGGCAAACAGGATTAGCAGCTGTGAACAAGAGAGCTCAGGATCTGTcccaggagagaaaagaggctgagttcAAACTTCTCACTCTCCCAGCCAGGACACCTGCACCCCTGGCCCCTCTCTTACTCAAGGGCATTCAAGCCTGGACTCAACTCATACTATATTGCCtaatcttctcttttatttttattttttatgagatCCTAGGCACAGAATGAAAAGGCCTTTCCTAATTCCTTCTGTCCTGAGTAGCTTTTCTTGAAACCGTGACTTGTTTCTAATTCTGTTCTCAGAGACCTGTAGATGTTACTTCCCACCAAGAATATAAAGCTTTTTGTTCTGGAGGTCAGGGGAGTGAGGCAGGGGTTGGAGGTTACTGGAGTCGGGACAGAAGGGCATCATGTACCGACCCTTGCCTTGCTGTAATGCTGCTCTGTGTGGCGATTAACTTGGGGGTGACTTGTAATGGAATTTTAGAATCCAAAGAGTCTCCACTGGAATGTTTTTTTGGCCAAAACTCTTCTTTTTGTAACCAGATGGAAGTCCTAATGATGCTACCATTATCTCTTTGAGAAGTAGCTCAAAAGCTACGGGAACTTCAGGTCCTTGATTATtgccttctttttaaaagcaCACACTCCTCTCCAACTGTCCCCCAACCCACCAACCGTaccccacacccctccccttCTGGTTGGGTCATGGAACTACCTTATTTTCTAGGACAAGAGTTCTCACTGTGCAATATGGCCTCCTGGGTcccaggaggagctggaggagaacTGGCTGTCACAACCTCCTGGCCGCCCTGGTAGGCTTAGGAAACTCTCTCTCCCTCCGTCCTCAGGACTATGGCTTTATGCTTAGCCTTGCAGGTATTCCTTGGCTGAATGAGAGAATGCCCCAAGTTACTGCTTGGTACTCTTGTAGAACTGACTCTAACAGCCAGACGTTGGGCATTGTTTTTTCCTCCTTGGTGCTCAGAGCACCCGTGGGAGAGGCTGCCGTCTCTCTCCGTACAATCCAAGTTTGTCTACAGACTTGTGCAATATTTACTGTTCTGGGTCtgaggaaaatggaaaatttcacagGGAAGAAATTCCATTGCTTCAGTTTCTCAGTGACATTGGTGAGGGGTCTTTAAGACCTTGAGTTTCCCAGACCCAAGTCCCCTTGCGAAGGCCACAGCTGGGCGTCTGGTGAACCTGGCTGCTATCTGGCTGTGGCCCGTAGTGAGGGACTTTGCTCTCCACTGCCGGTCCCCTTTCCTGGATTGCTTAACTACTCAATTCTGACTCAGAGGTGCTATTTACCAAACACTCTCCCTACCCATTCCTGCCGGTTCTGCCTCTTGAACTTTCCAAATCCCAAGCTACCTTCCCAGGCCCTGTTTCCAGTCCTTATTGCTTTAACGTTGACTTCAGGCCCGTAGACCCAAGTGCTCATTTTCTGGCATATGGGTTGAAACAAAGCTGTGAATCCCTGCAGATTGTTGTTACATCTTGTCTGCAAACAAGTTCCTGCCTTTTTATAAGCAGCCTCATGGTTTCATACTTaatcttttttctgttctttttgaaaTTCACTTTAAAGACAATAAACACCCAGAGCTGGACTGTTGAGCAGGCCTGTCTCtccttttaagtaaaaatatatttgtaagctATTCTGACAGAAAAAACAAAGGTTACTAATTGTATAACAGTGTTGTTATATGGAAGAATGTACAGCTTTATGGACACATGTACACTTTTTTGggttactttaataaaaatgtagcAGATGAAGTCCTGTGGTATAGAGAAGATAAAATTCCCACATTGCTAATTTGCGTTTCCCTCAGATCCAAATCCTTTGTGTCTCATAGTGTTTCTCTTTAGCTGGATTCAGAAGTCCTGTGGCATAGGTGGGAGGGACATTTCCAAGCATTTCCTCTTTCTTGGGAAATAGCTTCTTACTCCTTTTAATGCATATTCTAACTTCCATGTGAAAATGCTAGATGGACCCATGATCTAGTCTGAGCTTTCCTAGGTTACCCAGGGCTCATCTTACGCATCCTGTTCTTGCTCAGCCATGCTCATTAGTtcattcagcaagcatttattgtATGTGCTAGAtactaaaaatactaaaaatgattAAGACACGGTCCGTTCACAGACTGGGGTAGTGAACAGAGGACACTGAACCCCTTTCCAGATTggagcagaatttttaaaattcttctcctGTTCCCTTGTAATCTTTTGGGGCTCCCACATGACACTGACTATTCTTATTATGTTAGAGCAATTGAACCTCAGGATACAGGCATTGGTGCTGAACATGTGACAGAAGGTTAATGTTACCAGTTAACTAAAATGTGGCTATTTCTGACATCAAACACCAAGAGCAAAGGTTTGTTACCCATTTATAACTCTCTGACTGTACGGATGGGATCTGTGTTAAGGACATACGAACAGCCTTCCTTGTCCCTGACTTTTGGGTTCTACCCATGAGGTTTTGACACAGGCTTCTCCACGCCCACTTCACTTGCTAGCTCTGCAGTTCAGACTGAGGTCACAAGTGAATTTTTGACCTGGGCTATCTTTTTGTTGGCCATAAGTGggctatgcatgcatgcttagtcactcagtcatgtgactcttcgcgaccctcatggactgtagcctgccaggctcctctgtccatggaattttccaggcaaggatactggagtgggttgctatttcctactccaatggagcttcctgaccctgagtctcttgtgtctcctgcattggcaggcagattcttgaccactgcatAAGTGAACTGTACTTAAACTTAGTTTTAAATATGTCGACTTATGAACAGTGGCATACCCCCACCATATGCATACTTCATACCTCCATGACCTTCATCAACAAACACGCAGTTTGACCTAGGTGTCCTAGATCAAGTAGGCCTGGGAAGCTATGTGTGATACACTGGGAGGGTAGGTGAGCCAGGAGATGGCAGTCAGGGAAGCTAGCTCTTCTATATCACAAATAGAATTGGTTAGAGACCCATCTGTGTCGAGGAGTTGTTTAAAAGAAATGGCCCCATTTCCATGGCTACCTTCTAACACAAATGTCCTAGGTACTCATTTGTCAAGGACCTACTCTTTTGGTAGGTCCTTACAAATGAGGTTAGGGTTGACTTTTTGCTCTTCTCTTATTAGGTACAAAATCAGCATCTATCTTCTTGTTTCCCAATAGACTCCTCTCATGAAGGATATTTCATTGTTTAGTCAAAGTCCTGAAATTCAGGAAGGGTTGTCTGGAAGTGGAGAGGATACAATCAACCACTTCTGTTTCCAAGCCAGGGAAACTGTAGAATGGCAGATTGGTCTTGGGGTTGCTCTTGGTTCTAGACAGACTAGTAGTCCCTCAATTTACATAGAGGGTTCTGTGATCGAGCAGTGTGTTATTTAGTTTAGATCTGACTGGCAATAAGAGTGGAGAGCTGCCCTTAGccaggtgaggaaacaggctgTGAACAGGAATTGCTTGAAGAGTTGCAGTTGGTGGATTTTTTGTGTTCAGGGCCCAAGCATTGGTTGGTCCCTTCTGCTCCTAGCTTCTCTACTTGGTAAACAGTGGTAGCCTGGGAGACCTGTGCTCGGTCAGCTGTTTCTGGATGATAGGCACCACCCCAGAAAGTGTAGACAGGGCTCTAAGAGCTGCAGATTAACAGCCCATCCTGGCTCCTGATAAGAAGGTTTGGGTGGGAGAGTCCTTGATGCTGCAGCAAACGAGCCCCAGTGGAAAAAAAACCACTTCAGTGAGGCTGACGTCTGCTCCTTTACCAGCCTGTGGTCAGGAAAGATCGTGGGGAATCCTGGCTTCCAGGAGAGTGCTGGAAAGAGTGGTGCAGCAGGGAGTTCTGGGCTGGGAGGGAGAATCTATGGGTTGTGGTCCAGGTTCTTCTTCCCAACTAACTGTGTAAGTTTGGATAAGTCCCTAAGTTTTCCTATCTCAGAAATTAGGAGGTGACCTCTGTTCCTTTCTTCACCTTTTGGTTCTAAATCACCTTCTTTATCCTGGCAATCACTGGAAGGCAAATTAGCACATTTCTTATTCATTATTTTCAGTTAGTTGAACCGAAAGTTCATTTGGGCTAGGAAATGGGATCAGTAATAATCTTCCCTTGTTTGGATCAGATTCCTGCCTGATAAGGTTTCAACTCCCAGGTCTAGTGAGGCAGTGCTGCCAAGAGGTCAGGAGCTCAGACGCTAGTGTCAGACTGCCTAGAAACCTAATCTAATCTAATCTCAGCTCCACCACctacctagacagtgtgttagaaagcagagacatcactttgccaacaaagtgatacagtcaaagctattgtttttccagtagtcttgtatggatgtaagagatggaccataaagcagtcccttggactgtaaggagatccaaccagtccatcctaaaggaaatcagtcctgaatattcattggaaggactgatgctgaagctgaaactccaatactttggctacctgatatgaagagccaactcattggaaaagaccctgatgctgggaaagactgaaggcaggaggagaggggggaagacaaaggatgagatgattggatggcatcaccaactggatagcatgagtttgggcaagctccagaagatggtgaaggacagcactgtcatgctgcagtcctggggatcacaaagaatcagacacaagttagcgactgaacaccaccaccacctacctACTGGCTATGAAACCTGGGGCAAATTACTTCACCAGGCCTtcatttccccatttgtaaaataggattAGGAATAGAATCCATCTCAaaatgttgtgaggattaaatgagatccttATTCTATCCATATTCTTGAATAGTGCTTTGCAGTATTCTATTAATTACTAAACAAATGAGAATTGTAGTTTTAAGTAGAACTT is a genomic window of Bos indicus isolate NIAB-ARS_2022 breed Sahiwal x Tharparkar chromosome 16, NIAB-ARS_B.indTharparkar_mat_pri_1.0, whole genome shotgun sequence containing:
- the BTG2 gene encoding protein BTG2, translating into MLPEIAAAVGFLSSLLRTRGCVNEQRLQVFRGALQAALTEHYKHHWFPEKPSKGSGYRCIRINHKMDPIISKVASQIGLSQPQLHRLLPSELTLWVDPYEVSYRIGEDGSICVLYQEAPVATSYGLLTCKNQMILGRSSPSKNYIMAVSS